GCGGGCTGTGCTACGATCGCTAGCCCGAAAATAGAAGGAGGCATCCCAGAATGCAGGTCGAAAGCCCTGAAAACATAAGGAATATCGCGGTCGCTGGCCACAGCGACACTGGTAAAACCACCCTTGTGAGCTCGCTTCTCTACGCGGGCGGCGTCGTCAACCGGCTCAACAAGGTCGAGGACGGCAACACCACCACCGATTTCGATGCTCAGGAGATCGAGCGCGGCATCTCCATCGGCCTGGCGCCGTGCTTCGTGCCCTGGAAGAGCTACAAGATCAACCTAATCGATACGCCCGGCTACTCGATCTTCTTCACCGAAACCCGCGCCGGCGCGCGGGCCGCCGACGCCGTCTTGCTGTGCGTCAACTCGGTTTCCGGCATCGAGGTCTCCACCGAGAAGGTCTGGGAGTACGCCGACGAGATCAAAGCCCCGGTGATGTTCCACCTGACCAAGATGGACCGCGAGCGCGCCGATCTCGAGCACATCCTGACCGAGCTCAGAGAGCGCTTCCACCGCAACGTGGTTCCGGTCCAGCTGCCGATGGGCCGCGAGGACGACTTCACCGGCATCATCGATCTGGTCACCGAGAAGGCGTTCGAGTTCGACAAGGATGGCAACGGCCGCGGCAAGGAAGTGCCCATCCCGGACTCGATGGCCGACACCCTCGAGACCTATCGCACCCAGCTGATCGAAGCGGTCGCCGAAAGCGACGACGCTCTGCTGGAGAAGTTCTTCGAGGACGGCCTATCGGCCGAAGAGCTCTTCAACGGCCTGCGCCGGGCGATCCGCAAACATGAGGTTTTCCCGCTCACCCTGAGCTCGTCTCTTCACGGCGTCGGTCCGGCGGCCCTGCTCGACTCGATCGTCGAGTGCATGCCCAACCCCCTGGAACGAAAGACCTTCCCGGCGTTCAATATCGGTGACGAAGAGGTCGAGCTCGAAACCATCACCGACGGCCCGACGGCGGCCCTGGTCTTCAAGACTCTGAGCGACCCCTTCTCCGGCAAGCTCACCCTCTTCCGCGTGGTTCGCGGCACGGTCAGATCCGACACGCCACTGTGGAACACCCAGAAAGAGACCGATGAGCGCCTCGGTCATCTGCTCTCGATGCAAGGCAAGCACGGCGAGGCCGTGCCTCATCTCATCACCGGTGATATCGGCGGTGTCGCCAAGCTCAAGAAGGCCGCGAGCGGAAACACGCTCTGCGACAAGAAGCAGCCGATCAAGCTCGGCTGGATCGCGGAGCGCGAGCCCGCCATCGCCTACGCCATCGAGCCCAAGGCCAAGGGTGACGAAGAGAAGATCGGCGAGGCCCTCCACCGCCTGATGGAAGAGGACATCACCCTCCACGCGGAGCGCGACCCCGAGACCGCCGAGTATCTACTCTCCGGCACCGGCCAGCTCCACATCGAGATCGCGGTCGCCAAGCTCAAGGAGCGGTTCAAGGTCGAGGTGGTGCTCCACCCCCCCAAGGTCCCCTACCGCGAGACCATTCGCAAGCCCGCCGACGGCCACGGGCGCCACAAGAAGCAGTCCGGCGGCCGCGGCCAGTTCGCCGATTGCCGGATCATCATGGAGCCCACGGAGCGCGGTGGAGACTTCGAGTTCCTCGACGAGATCTTCGGAGGCTCGATACCGCAGACCTATCGACCCGCCGTCGAGAAAGGCATCCAGGAGGCCCGCAAGCGCGGTTTCCTCGCCGGCTACCCGGTGGTCGACTTCCGCGTCCGGCTCAAAGATGGCCAGTACCATGACGTCGACTCCTCCGAGATGGCCTTCAAGATCGCCGGCTCGCTGGCGTTTAAAGACGCGATGGCCCGCGCCGCGGCGGTGATGCTCGAGCCGATCATGAAGGTCGAGATCAACACCTCGGACGAGTTCACCGGCGACATCATGAGCGACCTCGCCCAACGCCGCGGACGCCCGCAGGGCATGGAGACCAAGAGCGGCGCTCAGATCGTCAACGCCCTCGTCCCCATGGCCGAGATGCTCAACTACGACCCCGCTCTCACCGCCATGACCCAGGGCCGCTCCCGCTTCCACATGGAGTTCTCGCACTACGAGGAAGTCCCGCGAAACGTCCAGGACAAGCTGGTGGCCGAGGCACAGAAGGCGAAGGAAGAGGCGTAATCGGGACACGATCATCGGGGACACGATTCCTTCGTGTCCCCTCCCAACTGGTTCTCGAAGCGGCACTCGGTCGCCGTGTCCCCGCACTTGTAGCGGTCGACCACCGCTTGCCCTCGAGCGAAGCGAAGGGTGTCGACCGAACTCTCGTTCCCGCAGTATCTCGGCTCACCGCGCCGATAGTGGGCCGCCGGTGACCTCCCTCCGCTCGCACGGAGAGGCTCGCTCCGGGAGGCACACGGCCGGCCCTTCCTGCTCAGCGAGAGAGCTGAACGCATCGTGTTACCGTCGCCCGAAAGATTCACAATAATGGGTCCATCGGTGCTCTTATCGCAATATCCGATCGGAAGCGAGACAGCAGCGTTATCGTGCATTCTAGGTACGCATAACACGCCAATTCAGAGATGTCTTTTCCTCTACAGAGCCAGGCAGCGTTAGGCTGTTTGCCACCGAAACCGGCCGAGGCCAAAGAGAACATGCAGCATTTGATTCACCGTTCGCATCCACCAACTGGATGCCGATTAACATGTTAGGTATCGCAGAGACGATAGAGACAGATGAATGACGATCGTCGCATGCTTGAGGTAGCAATCGACCGGGTCCTGACCGGCCGAGACATTCACGTTGGGCCCGTGACGGCACTCGAGGGTCTGGACTGGGAAGTGGCTGGCAGGCAAACGGCCGGGTTCCCGCACTCGATTCTTCAGCTTGTCAACCATATGACCTACTGGCAGCACTGGGTGGTGAAGTGGCTGGATGGGCAAGAGCCTCCGATTCCGGAACATGCCAGTGGCGGCTGGCCCGGAAGTGTCAGCCCAGCAACCGAAGCGGAGTGGGAAGCGGCAGTGGCAGGGTTCCTCAGGGAGTTAGATGCCCTAAATCGGCGGTCTCGCGGTGCGGATCTCTTGTCGCAGCTTGGAGAGAAGAGCCGGCTAGAAGTGCTTCAAGCGATTGCCGCACACAACAGCTATCACCTCGGTCAGGTGGTCGCTCTGCGGCAAATGCTTGGCGTGTGGCCAGCCCCTTCTGGTGGCCTGACGTGGTAGCCATCCAGACGGGAAGGAACGCGAGGCGATGCCTAACAACTCGCTGGAGCGAACGCCGCTAGCGTGGCGCCGCTCAGCTCAAAATCCGTTAGGCCTCATTGCGAACCATAACGTTTGACGCTATTAACGTTATGCGTTAATATTAGGCGGTGATCCGGAGCTTCCGCAACAAGGAAAGCGAGAAGCTCTTCGCCCGGCGGCGGAGCCGTGCTGTTCCGGGTGTATTGAGGAGAGCCGCTCTCCGGAAGCTCTTGATTTTAGATGCGGCGGAAGCGATTGAGGATCTGCGAGTGCCACCCGGAAACCGCCTGGAGAAGCTCAGAGGCGACCGCGCGGGGCAGCACAGTATCCGAATCAACGACCGGTACCGGATCTGTTTTGTTTGGAAGAGCGGTAGTGCCCACGATGTTGAGATCGTTGACTATCACT
Above is a window of bacterium DNA encoding:
- the fusA gene encoding elongation factor G translates to MQVESPENIRNIAVAGHSDTGKTTLVSSLLYAGGVVNRLNKVEDGNTTTDFDAQEIERGISIGLAPCFVPWKSYKINLIDTPGYSIFFTETRAGARAADAVLLCVNSVSGIEVSTEKVWEYADEIKAPVMFHLTKMDRERADLEHILTELRERFHRNVVPVQLPMGREDDFTGIIDLVTEKAFEFDKDGNGRGKEVPIPDSMADTLETYRTQLIEAVAESDDALLEKFFEDGLSAEELFNGLRRAIRKHEVFPLTLSSSLHGVGPAALLDSIVECMPNPLERKTFPAFNIGDEEVELETITDGPTAALVFKTLSDPFSGKLTLFRVVRGTVRSDTPLWNTQKETDERLGHLLSMQGKHGEAVPHLITGDIGGVAKLKKAASGNTLCDKKQPIKLGWIAEREPAIAYAIEPKAKGDEEKIGEALHRLMEEDITLHAERDPETAEYLLSGTGQLHIEIAVAKLKERFKVEVVLHPPKVPYRETIRKPADGHGRHKKQSGGRGQFADCRIIMEPTERGGDFEFLDEIFGGSIPQTYRPAVEKGIQEARKRGFLAGYPVVDFRVRLKDGQYHDVDSSEMAFKIAGSLAFKDAMARAAAVMLEPIMKVEINTSDEFTGDIMSDLAQRRGRPQGMETKSGAQIVNALVPMAEMLNYDPALTAMTQGRSRFHMEFSHYEEVPRNVQDKLVAEAQKAKEEA
- a CDS encoding DinB family protein; the encoded protein is MNDDRRMLEVAIDRVLTGRDIHVGPVTALEGLDWEVAGRQTAGFPHSILQLVNHMTYWQHWVVKWLDGQEPPIPEHASGGWPGSVSPATEAEWEAAVAGFLRELDALNRRSRGADLLSQLGEKSRLEVLQAIAAHNSYHLGQVVALRQMLGVWPAPSGGLTW
- a CDS encoding type II toxin-antitoxin system RelE/ParE family toxin; this encodes MIRSFRNKESEKLFARRRSRAVPGVLRRAALRKLLILDAAEAIEDLRVPPGNRLEKLRGDRAGQHSIRINDRYRICFVWKSGSAHDVEIVDYH